TAAGCTTTTATTCTCTGCCTTGTGCTTGCTTGATCCTGCTGATATTGATACCAACTGAAATTTTTCCAAAGGGCTGATCTCGACCCCAAATTCTTTTTCTAACCATACTTGAAACCAATGAATATCTTTCTGactagaagttaagcaaaaaactGAATCCCAAGATATGAACAATGTAGAAGACAACCTCTAAAGAGAAACTGAAACATAACCAAGTACATAGATGGACACAAGTAAATAGGAAAGATTGCACCTATAGTTTGTTCTCTCTTGGTAACCAGGAGAATATGTTTGAGAAAAACAATAGAAAACCAACAAAGTTTGAACATGGTAGCCCTAGACAAGGAAAAGCTAACTTAAGTCTTTAGCTTAAGCTCATGAGTTGATCAAAATCATCTTTAGTTGAAGCTCATGAGTTGATCATCATCATAAAAGACTACAATAGTAATGGATCCCTTTGACTTTCGTAGTTCTGAAGAGAAGCCAAGATAAGTACTGAATAATTCCTTTTTATATTTTGGTAGCTTTTTGCACTCCTTGTTAATGGACTTTGGAAATGAACTTATTATGTTATGATAACTGTCCTGTCAACTTTGTTGAGCCTGAATCATTGACCCAAAATATTTAAACTGAAGATGCTGATTTTCTACTCATCTAGCTCTTATAAATCCATTTAAGTCTTCTCCCACTTCTAGTCAAACTAAATAGGATGTTATagatcaatttttttttggaCAAAATATTCTCTTGTAAAACTATTACTATAAAATATTGAAAATGATGATGTGGAAAAACAAAACATGCAGAAAATATTGATCGAGAGTTTTAACTATGTGTGGAATGCTTCAAGATGGCATGTATTCCAAATTTGCTGTTAAAACATTAATGAAAATGACTCTGATGAGAGGCAATAGCAAACCTTCTCTTTAATTAACTAGAGTACCAAGACCCAACAAAGAAGTGAGGCACCCAACTCAGGAGGGAGGTGGTAGCAGCTTCTTCTTTGGTGATGCACTTCAATTATGTAACTAAGAGCTGAAAAGGTGTAAAAAGACTCATTTAGTTTTTATACATGATCGTTTTCACCAACTCATGCTGTGGAAATTTCTTTGTAATAGAGGGTAGTGCTAAGGGGCCATTTTATTATTTGGGATAGGGTGCAAGAAAATCAGTTCCTTCGATTAAATTCATTCTATTTATAAAGTTGTTTAGAGCAGATGAAAAATTAGACTTTCTCTATTTACAAAGATTGGTCATTAACTGTATGTCTTTATTACACATTTCTTTTAGTTTTTGTTAATGTAATGATGGAAGCACCAGGTATAAAATGACCAGGCTAATCCTTGTTGATTTGCTTTTACAATTTACATCTCTTATCTATCTAAAACAAAAGACATTTGTGTTCCTTTCTATTTATGTTTGTCATCCATTACGTTGATTGATTCACTTCTGCAAATATAGTGATGACATTCTTTGTAAAACATTTGCACTACATTTGCATCTGTTTGAAGGGTTGTTGTGATTGCTCTTTTAATCAAATTAATGTGTATTAACAGTACTGCCTGTATCAAGCTTGAAGAATATCAAACTGCAAAAGCAGCTCTTGAAGCAGGCTTCTATTTGGCACCCACAGATTCAAGATTCACTAGACTGATTAAGGAATGTGATGAACATATTGCTGGTACTTTGTAGTCCTAACTATCAGACTTTATTTTCTTTGGTAAAGAAGGAAATTTCCTGTTCTGCCTTTTGTGTGAAGGTTAGCATTCTTTGTGCCGAGTCATTACTGTTGCACAAAATGGAAGACATCTTAGACTGTTATGCTAGTAATCCACTGAATAGTTTGGATGTTATCCTCTGTTTTGTTGATTTATCAGAATGGTTTTGATGTGCTCAATGATTGAGTCATCATAGACTTCTGCTCTCTTTAATTATCCAGCACCACACAAAGAGGTCTGGTGTGCATACTTCTTGTTTGCAGCCCAGTTGCCTGTATTTTCAGTGTATATAATGTTTGCTTCTTACTTCATAGTAATTACCAATTATTCAGAATCAGCTTCATGATTTTGGATCTGTGGTTGTTGGTTCTTGTTCTTGGAAATTTTGTCTCCAGACTGAGACTTTGACTCTTAATTGCGTTGAACTTTGTTGGAGTTTCCAGACTGCTTGATTTTGTAGGAAGATCCTATTATATCACTTATCAGAGATTTGAAAATGTTAGTTGGAACCGTGTTTATTGATCAATTAATTTTATGTTtaaaagagataggttgtgctaaTTTGGCCATCACAGATGATAGGCATTTTCTGGACTGCAAGTGTTGGTTTATGCATTTCATGGAGATAAAGGATAGTCCAATAAAATAAATGTACCTTGCTAGAACTATGCATGATACACCAACTGCTTCGACTAGGTCATCAAATTGATGCTTCTTTCACTTGAGAACATGGGCTGTTGTATTACAACATTATTATTCTATGGCTTCAAGAAGAATATATTATGCATTTAGTTATCTGGGTATTTCgtaaataattttttgattctttATGTCTCTATATGCATAAGATGGCCGAATAGCTACAGTGTACTTTGTTCTGCAGAGGAGATTAATCGTCTGCCAAAACAAGGTGCCCATGCTGCATCACCAATTGCAGTCGTTTCTTCTCATGATGGCAGTATTGGGTCTCCTAAGGAATCTGTGCCTATTCATGACGCATCCTGTCATCAGTCAGTCAAAGTGTCTAGCAAGCCAAAATATAGGTACTTCTTGAAAATAGAAGAGTATGACTGTGaggttctttttgtttttctgttGTCATGTCATGTCTGATTGTCCTGATCATGTGCATTGTTCAATAGAATTGGAGCACGATTCATAGTTTTCTTATAAGTTGTAACTAATGATTGCATGTTTAGAAATCATGTATTGTGCCTTAACAATTACTATTTGGAAATTACTCTTCTTTGACATGCAAAGCTATTTGTGGAAGTTCCAGGATGATTCCATATTTTGGGGTGAACCACAAACTGTATGAACTTGCTTTGGTCCTATCTTTTTGGGACTAAAAGACAACAAGCCTCTCATTGATAGATATCTGGAATGTTGACTTAGTTCTGAGAGTATTGGCTATTCTCTTTTCATTAGTCATCAGTAAGAAACAATCTCCACTGAGTCAGTTTGGTACTGGAAATGTCTATTGAGCTATAGAGGATTACATGTTAAATTGATTTAGGGTTATTAATTTTTGGGTTGATGAAATTCTAGAGAAGCTAAGACCATGTATTAGTTTTATTACATTTAGGGTTCTCTGAAGCTCTGTTaagactataattttttttaattcgtTGGAACTTtaacatataataatataatacatCTTCCTTGTCTTTTATGTTTTCCATTTTCATGTTAAAGTTTTTCTTTAGTTGGGCCTTTGTGTTCATTCTTGTTCCTCTCAAGTCTGTACGAGCAGCATGTAGATTGTTTCAAAAGATGCATAGCCATCATTTGAGTAGCATATGTTAAATTGTGATATGCCATTTAATTTGCATGTGAGCCTCTAAGAAGTCAAATGCCATTCTCCCTTCCCTTTTTCTAGTTTAATTTACGTTTGATTAGCTCTACCTTTTTATGTTGCTAACATTCAGAACTTAGCAGTATAGGACTTGGGTAGCTGGAGCAATGTTTTACCTGGGTAATCTCCAGGAGCCTCATACGTATATCTCATATGTTTATTTTGTACATAACATGTGCATGTGCGCATATCTTAATACTTACTGTTACGATCTCCGTCTTGCCAGCAACCCTTTTCTATATTGAAGTCTGATAATTTATTTGTGCTCTGATGCAGACATGACCACTACAATACTCCTACAGAGGTAGTACTGACCATTTTTGCAAAGGACATCCCAGAAAAATATGTGAACATCGACTTTGGGGAACAGATAGTATGTTTCGTATTAAGCTTTATTTATTTTAGTTTGTCTGATTTTGCAAACTTGATCCTCCATATAATTTTGACCCACCTGTTACATTCATATAGATAAGTGTCACAATTGATATCCCTGGAGAAGATACTTACCTCTTTCAACATCGTCTATTTGCCAAGGTAATTTTCCAAGCTAGCACTCCTAAATGTGCATTTAATTGTTGTATCCTGACATCAACGATGTACCTGTGTGCTTTTCGAAACTCAACATGCATCTGCTGTTTGTTGCAGCTTGGTGCTTTTCCAAAGAATTCATTGCTTCATGAATAGTTTTTTATTCGGCTCCTACTGATTGAGTTCTTTTGTACAAAAATCCATCTGATTTGATTTTTCTCTAACGACCATTCTGCATGCCTTCGGACGCACAAAAGTCCCTTTCCTAATAAGGGAAAACTTAGTTGCATCTGCATAGCTGGAGCTGGAGTTGTCTGCAAACGTTGCTGTACGGTAGTTTCTTAGTCGGCAAAAAGTATATAACTAAAATTCAAGTTttgcttttttttattaattatttatactCTTTCTCCAAGTAATATGACACATGACTTCTCAGTAGATGAGATTAAAGAAATATAATTTGAGGGCTTCGAGTGGTATGACACGTCTCTTATGAAGCATGTGCAATTTTATTTATTTGGCTGTTTGAGGCTCTTTTGTTTCTTGcttttatgtttcttttattttgtgCCGGAACCTATTTTTTGTTTGACATTCTAGAGTATCTTAAAAGTTTGCAcaaaattccttctttttttctcttccacTGTTTGGTAATTCCTTTAGCATGCTTCTGAGTGGCGAGGAAGTGCAATTTGAATCAGTGTGTTCGAATAATGTATCTGATGGTAACTTATCATCCTTTATGATGTCTTGTCACTAATTCTACATTTTTCTTTCGGCATTGACTCAACATCAGATTGTACCAGAAAAATGCAGATATGAAATTTTTTCTTCGAAAATCGAAATCCGTCTCTTTAAAGCTGAAGCCATCACTTGGACATCACTGGAATTCAGTAAAGACAAAAAAGTTGTGCAGAAGGTTAATGTGTCAGGTAGTTAAAGTTCTTTTTCTCTTCTGTTTTGCAGTGCATATATTTTTTTCGTTATCTGATTACTGATATGTCATCAAATATTGTATATCTAGTGCAAAGTTGTTTGTCTTGTGTTCTGATTTGGATGCGTATCTCTAATTAATACAGCAGTCatttctttgtgcttatgtacTTGGACATTCTTTGGTCTTTTGTTTATTTCTCTCCACTTATTGTTTGTGTTATCATTGCATTTGACTGATGTGGTTGTTGCTTGTAACGCATTCAGATCGAGCATGCTTCACTTCCTAAAATGTTCTACTATGAAGGCATATGG
Above is a genomic segment from Musa acuminata AAA Group cultivar baxijiao chromosome BXJ3-4, Cavendish_Baxijiao_AAA, whole genome shotgun sequence containing:
- the LOC135583915 gene encoding protein SGT1 homolog isoform X2, with the translated sequence MASDLARSAKEAFVDDDFELAVDLNTRALELDPANADLYADRAQANIKLNNFTEEINRLPKQGAHAASPIAVVSSHDGSIGSPKESVPIHDASCHQSVKVSSKPKYRHDHYNTPTEVVLTIFAKDIPEKYVNIDFGEQIISVTIDIPGEDTYLFQHRLFAKIVPEKCRYEIFSSKIEIRLFKAEAITWTSLEFSKDKKVVQKVNVSGFADVKSERPSYPSSKTKVDWDKLESEVKKEEKEEKLDGDAALNKLFRDIYQGGDEDMRRAMMKSFVESNGSVLSTNWKDVGSRKVEGTPPDGMEMKK
- the LOC135583915 gene encoding protein SGT1 homolog isoform X1, with the protein product MASDLARSAKEAFVDDDFELAVDLNTRALELDPANADLYADRAQANIKLNNFTEAVADANKAIELAPTVSKAYLRKGTACIKLEEYQTAKAALEAGFYLAPTDSRFTRLIKECDEHIAEEINRLPKQGAHAASPIAVVSSHDGSIGSPKESVPIHDASCHQSVKVSSKPKYRHDHYNTPTEVVLTIFAKDIPEKYVNIDFGEQIISVTIDIPGEDTYLFQHRLFAKIVPEKCRYEIFSSKIEIRLFKAEAITWTSLEFSKDKKVVQKVNVSGFADVKSERPSYPSSKTKVDWDKLESEVKKEEKEEKLDGDAALNKLFRDIYQGGDEDMRRAMMKSFVESNGSVLSTNWKDVGSRKVEGTPPDGMEMKK